A region of uncultured Draconibacterium sp. DNA encodes the following proteins:
- a CDS encoding alpha-L-fucosidase, with the protein MKRSILIFAIAFALLGTTFAQNPKETNKAQKEVTKLSDNERMAWWRDASFGMFIHWGPYAVPGGERNGKICGGGAEWIMDKLDYTIEDYEKDVVGNFNPVKFDADAWVSMAKDAGMKYIVLTSKHHDGFAMWDSKVSDYNIVKRTEFGRDVVKELSEACKKQGIVFCVYHSIVDWHHPQAQAPLYPNYNAGQKDQTVVNPEFPKYYENYLKPQVKELLTNYGDIGVVWFDGEWISDYTTEMGKEMYEMIMELQPNTIVNNRVDKGRNGMAGMNLEGNFAGDFGTPEKEVPATGIDSDWEACFTMNGSWGYKPSDENWKSDTMLIHSLIDIVSKGGNFLLNIGPDAQGLFPPESVERLAAMGEWTKVNGEAIYGAKASPFDRPEWGRYTSKKGLLYAHVFDWPEDKQIQIDKSVKVTKAYFLADPDNQLEIKESAKGDYILLPETAPDEIATVIKVEIIPSEDWANLKRYEKANSKLSAPAAGENRVVFMGNSITEGWVRQDPEFFKTNPYVGRGISGQTTAQMLLRFRPDVIDLNPEVVVILAGTNDIAANRGPQTLEQIMGNITSMAQLAKASDIKVVLASVLPASKYLWRPAVNPADKIIELNEMIKAYAEKNNIVYLDYYSAMVDGNKGLKKEFGQDTVHPNIEGYKVMEKLAEKAIQKALKK; encoded by the coding sequence ATGAAACGATCAATTTTAATATTTGCAATTGCTTTTGCCTTGCTGGGAACAACATTTGCGCAAAACCCGAAAGAAACAAACAAAGCTCAAAAGGAAGTTACAAAACTATCCGACAACGAACGTATGGCTTGGTGGCGCGATGCATCCTTCGGTATGTTTATTCACTGGGGACCCTATGCTGTGCCGGGAGGCGAACGTAATGGTAAAATCTGCGGCGGTGGTGCCGAGTGGATTATGGACAAGCTGGATTATACGATTGAGGACTATGAGAAAGATGTGGTTGGCAATTTTAATCCGGTAAAATTCGATGCCGACGCGTGGGTGAGTATGGCCAAAGATGCCGGTATGAAGTACATCGTTCTTACTTCGAAACATCATGATGGATTTGCAATGTGGGATTCTAAAGTGAGTGACTACAACATTGTGAAAAGAACAGAATTTGGACGCGATGTAGTGAAGGAGCTTTCCGAAGCCTGTAAAAAGCAGGGTATTGTATTTTGCGTATATCACTCCATTGTCGACTGGCATCATCCTCAGGCACAGGCTCCTTTGTACCCAAACTACAATGCCGGTCAAAAGGACCAAACCGTTGTTAACCCTGAATTTCCAAAGTATTACGAGAATTATTTAAAACCGCAGGTGAAAGAGTTGTTGACCAATTATGGCGACATTGGTGTGGTTTGGTTCGATGGTGAATGGATTTCGGATTATACTACTGAAATGGGTAAGGAAATGTACGAAATGATTATGGAACTTCAACCCAATACCATTGTAAACAACCGTGTAGACAAAGGCCGGAACGGAATGGCCGGAATGAACCTGGAAGGCAATTTTGCCGGCGATTTTGGAACACCCGAAAAAGAAGTGCCTGCAACGGGTATTGATTCCGACTGGGAAGCTTGTTTTACCATGAATGGCTCTTGGGGCTATAAACCATCGGATGAGAACTGGAAAAGCGATACCATGTTAATTCATAGCCTGATTGATATTGTATCGAAAGGTGGTAATTTTTTGCTGAACATAGGACCCGATGCACAAGGTTTATTCCCGCCAGAAAGTGTGGAGCGCCTGGCAGCCATGGGCGAATGGACAAAAGTTAATGGAGAAGCCATTTACGGTGCCAAAGCCAGTCCGTTTGATAGACCTGAGTGGGGACGTTATACCAGCAAAAAAGGTTTGCTTTATGCCCACGTTTTTGACTGGCCAGAAGACAAGCAGATTCAAATTGATAAAAGCGTGAAAGTAACCAAAGCCTATTTTCTAGCCGATCCTGACAATCAATTGGAAATTAAAGAATCGGCAAAAGGTGATTATATTTTGTTGCCTGAAACTGCACCCGACGAAATAGCAACGGTTATAAAAGTTGAGATAATTCCATCGGAAGATTGGGCGAACCTGAAACGATACGAGAAAGCAAATAGCAAATTATCAGCTCCTGCCGCCGGCGAAAACAGAGTGGTTTTTATGGGCAATTCAATCACAGAAGGCTGGGTAAGGCAAGATCCTGAATTCTTCAAAACAAACCCTTATGTTGGACGTGGAATTAGCGGCCAAACCACTGCACAAATGTTGCTTCGCTTCCGTCCCGATGTTATCGACTTGAATCCTGAAGTTGTGGTAATTCTTGCCGGAACCAATGATATTGCTGCCAATCGCGGGCCTCAAACCCTGGAACAGATTATGGGAAATATTACTTCCATGGCTCAACTAGCAAAAGCAAGTGATATAAAAGTGGTGCTGGCGTCTGTTCTTCCTGCATCAAAATACTTGTGGCGTCCTGCCGTTAATCCGGCCGACAAAATCATTGAGTTGAATGAAATGATAAAAGCTTATGCTGAAAAGAACAACATCGTTTATTTGGATTACTATTCAGCAATGGTAGACGGTAATAAAGGCCTGAAAAAAGAATTTGGTCAAGATACTGTGCATCCAAACATTGAAGGTTACAAAGTGATGGAAAAATTGGCTGAAAAAGCAATTCAGAAAGCTTTGAAAAAGTAG
- a CDS encoding glycoside hydrolase N-terminal domain-containing protein: protein MNNLLKHFLKKTVYSAFLFILLSVSCKQVEEKQNNLKLWYNAPAANWNEALPIGNGRLGAMVFGSPDKENIQLNEETLWAGGPHRNDNPEAKEILDEIRQLLFDGKYKEAHNLANAKIISKTSHGMNYETVGNLRLNFEGHDNYADYYRELDIENAIAKTTYTVDGVEYTREIFTSFPDQILVIKLTASEKGKISFSAGMDRPEPSVVELKTEGDNVLTMTGKGADLKSKRTPKDAEAIEGRVKFESRLKIVPEGGSLSSSDNSLVLEGANSAILYVSIGTNFVNYKDVSANAQQRVTDYLDKAEKKSYDQLKNDHTAFYKNYFNRVSLNLGVTDSIKNPTDDRIEQFSQGNDPALAALYYQYGRYLLICSSQPGGQAANLQGIWCNQLNPPWKSAYTVNINLEMNYWPAEPTNLSETHEPLIDLVKELSEAGQKTAQDMYGAEGWVCHHNTDLWRIAGPVDGATWGMWPSGGLWLSQHLWEKYMYNGDLEYLREVYPAMKGSAEFCLSFLTPEPEHGWLIFAPSTSPENRPAHHPNMVNIAYGATMDNQLIFDMLTKTAEAARLLKTDDELIQQIETTIPKLAPNQIGQHGQVQEWIHDWDSPEDKHRHISQLYAMHPSNQFSPFRTPELAEATRNVLIYRGDPSTGWSMNWKINQWARLLDGNHAYKMMTDQIKLVGRPGTKGGGTYANMLDAHPPFQIDGNFGFTSGLTEMLLQSHDGAIHLIPALPDVWKSGSVTGLRARGGFELESMEWKDGELVKAVIKSNLGGNCRIRSYSELTLEDGEVITEASANNENPFYQVPEIKEPIISEKAGLKGFDVKTTYLYDIETEQGQTIVLLQKE from the coding sequence ATGAACAATTTATTAAAGCATTTTCTGAAAAAAACAGTCTATTCAGCATTTTTATTCATTCTTCTGAGTGTTTCATGTAAACAAGTTGAAGAAAAACAAAACAATTTAAAACTTTGGTACAACGCCCCGGCAGCCAATTGGAACGAGGCATTGCCCATCGGTAACGGACGTTTAGGTGCCATGGTTTTCGGTAGCCCGGATAAGGAGAACATCCAGCTAAACGAGGAAACATTATGGGCTGGTGGCCCACATCGAAACGATAATCCTGAGGCGAAAGAGATTTTAGATGAAATCCGCCAGCTTTTGTTCGATGGAAAATACAAGGAAGCTCACAACCTCGCAAATGCTAAAATTATCTCAAAAACATCCCATGGGATGAACTATGAAACGGTAGGCAACTTGCGACTTAACTTTGAAGGCCATGATAATTATGCCGATTATTATCGCGAGCTGGATATTGAAAATGCAATTGCCAAAACGACTTATACGGTTGATGGTGTAGAATATACCCGAGAAATATTTACATCCTTTCCCGACCAAATCTTGGTGATTAAGCTTACCGCTAGCGAAAAAGGGAAGATTAGCTTTTCTGCCGGTATGGACCGACCAGAACCTTCGGTGGTTGAGTTGAAAACGGAAGGTGATAATGTACTCACGATGACCGGAAAAGGTGCTGACCTTAAAAGCAAACGAACACCCAAAGATGCTGAAGCGATTGAAGGACGTGTAAAATTTGAATCCCGGTTAAAAATAGTTCCTGAAGGTGGTTCCTTATCTTCTTCGGATAATAGCTTAGTTTTAGAAGGGGCCAATAGCGCTATTTTATATGTATCCATTGGCACCAACTTTGTAAATTATAAAGATGTTAGTGCGAATGCACAACAGCGTGTCACTGATTATTTAGACAAAGCGGAAAAGAAAAGCTATGATCAATTAAAAAACGATCATACCGCGTTTTATAAAAATTACTTTAACAGGGTATCGCTTAATTTAGGTGTTACCGACTCCATAAAAAATCCAACCGATGATCGAATCGAGCAGTTTAGCCAGGGAAACGACCCTGCTTTGGCTGCCCTTTATTATCAGTATGGACGCTACCTGTTGATTTGTTCTTCACAACCGGGCGGACAAGCTGCAAACTTACAGGGAATTTGGTGTAACCAGCTGAACCCGCCATGGAAAAGTGCCTACACCGTTAATATCAATCTGGAAATGAATTATTGGCCTGCCGAGCCAACAAACCTCAGTGAAACTCACGAACCGCTTATTGATTTAGTGAAGGAGCTCTCTGAAGCAGGCCAAAAGACAGCTCAGGATATGTATGGAGCCGAAGGTTGGGTTTGCCATCATAATACCGATTTATGGCGAATTGCCGGTCCGGTTGACGGTGCTACCTGGGGCATGTGGCCGAGTGGGGGTTTATGGTTGAGCCAGCATTTGTGGGAAAAATATATGTACAACGGCGATTTAGAATATTTGCGCGAAGTATATCCGGCCATGAAAGGTTCAGCTGAGTTTTGCCTTAGCTTTTTAACCCCGGAACCGGAACACGGTTGGTTGATTTTTGCGCCTTCCACTTCGCCCGAAAACAGGCCTGCACATCATCCTAATATGGTGAATATTGCCTATGGCGCCACTATGGACAACCAGCTGATTTTCGATATGTTGACCAAAACAGCGGAGGCAGCCAGGCTATTGAAAACCGATGATGAATTAATTCAGCAAATTGAAACCACCATTCCCAAACTGGCGCCCAACCAAATTGGTCAGCACGGTCAGGTTCAAGAGTGGATTCACGACTGGGACAGTCCGGAAGACAAACACCGTCATATATCGCAGTTGTATGCGATGCATCCTTCCAACCAGTTTTCACCTTTCCGCACACCGGAGTTGGCTGAAGCTACCCGGAACGTTTTAATATACCGCGGCGACCCATCAACAGGGTGGAGCATGAACTGGAAAATTAACCAGTGGGCTCGCTTGCTGGATGGCAATCATGCTTATAAAATGATGACCGACCAGATTAAATTGGTTGGCAGACCAGGTACTAAAGGTGGTGGAACCTATGCCAATATGCTGGATGCGCATCCGCCATTTCAAATCGACGGAAACTTTGGTTTTACCTCAGGTTTAACAGAGATGTTGCTGCAAAGTCATGATGGAGCTATTCATTTAATTCCGGCTTTACCGGATGTATGGAAATCAGGAAGCGTAACCGGCTTACGCGCTCGTGGAGGTTTCGAACTTGAATCGATGGAATGGAAAGACGGAGAACTGGTAAAAGCAGTAATAAAATCGAATTTGGGCGGAAATTGCAGAATTCGTTCCTATTCTGAGTTGACTTTGGAAGATGGTGAAGTGATTACCGAAGCCAGCGCCAACAATGAAAATCCATTCTACCAGGTTCCTGAGATCAAAGAACCAATTATTTCAGAAAAAGCTGGACTGAAAGGATTTGATGTTAAAACTACTTATTTGTATGATATTGAAACCGAACAAGGACAGACAATTGTGTTATTACAAAAAGAATAG
- a CDS encoding family 43 glycosylhydrolase: MKKIFILLLMSFVLTVSFAQNPIFTHVFTADPSPHVWPNDDRLWVYTSHDEPGSNNHYGMTGYHAFSTTDMVNWTDHGRILHLENVEWAESHAWAMDAAYYRGKYYLIYCMKEAGIGLFRTGIARSDVPEGPFTDLGYVKGVEFGQDPALFLDDDGTPYLFWGHDRHCYAAELNADLMSIKPETYVDLTLQLTHVFEGPWVHKHKGKYYLTYPGLTPRRWPEKMFYGVADKPLGPYEFKGCFIDDFEGQSGTNHGGVVTYKGKDIMFYHSAWLSGGLSETRCVMAGYLNYDEDGNIIPIVPSKEGLGNAERTRTTLHLEAENGFAAGGELYNLFVDTWIKGYSGKGYVTNFDNPYDHVSMLAQVAKPSKYRFKVRYASPDGESNHDILINSHQYREFVFPQSEKFREIDFGVVELKAGDNLIRILKRNWKPSEGQLAIDYVELEQVFEDEE; the protein is encoded by the coding sequence ATGAAAAAAATATTCATTCTTCTATTAATGAGTTTTGTACTAACAGTTAGTTTTGCGCAAAACCCAATATTTACCCACGTCTTTACAGCAGATCCGTCGCCACATGTTTGGCCAAACGACGATCGCCTTTGGGTGTACACCAGCCATGATGAACCTGGTTCTAATAACCATTATGGGATGACCGGCTATCATGCATTCTCAACTACCGATATGGTGAACTGGACAGATCATGGCCGTATTTTACATCTGGAAAATGTAGAATGGGCAGAGAGCCATGCCTGGGCAATGGATGCTGCCTATTACCGGGGAAAGTACTACCTGATATATTGTATGAAAGAAGCCGGAATCGGACTTTTCAGAACTGGTATCGCCCGTAGCGATGTTCCCGAAGGGCCTTTCACTGACCTGGGTTATGTGAAGGGTGTTGAATTCGGTCAGGACCCGGCCCTTTTTCTCGATGACGACGGAACACCATACCTGTTCTGGGGGCACGACCGTCATTGTTACGCCGCTGAGTTAAATGCAGACTTAATGTCGATTAAACCAGAAACATATGTGGATTTGACTCTTCAATTAACCCACGTTTTTGAAGGCCCGTGGGTACACAAACACAAAGGCAAATATTACCTTACTTACCCCGGTTTAACACCTCGCCGCTGGCCGGAAAAAATGTTTTATGGTGTGGCCGATAAACCTTTGGGACCATACGAATTCAAAGGTTGTTTTATCGACGATTTTGAAGGCCAGAGTGGCACCAATCACGGTGGTGTTGTTACTTACAAAGGGAAAGACATTATGTTTTACCATAGTGCGTGGCTTTCGGGTGGTTTAAGCGAAACACGTTGCGTAATGGCCGGTTATTTGAACTACGATGAGGATGGAAATATCATACCTATTGTTCCTTCAAAAGAAGGTTTGGGCAATGCCGAGCGCACTCGAACAACCCTTCATTTAGAAGCTGAAAATGGCTTTGCCGCTGGTGGTGAATTGTACAATTTGTTTGTTGATACCTGGATAAAAGGTTACAGCGGGAAAGGATATGTTACCAATTTTGATAATCCTTACGATCATGTTTCCATGTTGGCACAAGTTGCCAAACCGTCGAAGTATCGTTTTAAAGTAAGATATGCTTCCCCCGATGGCGAATCAAATCATGATATTTTGATAAACAGCCACCAGTACAGGGAGTTCGTTTTTCCACAATCGGAAAAATTCCGCGAAATTGATTTTGGCGTTGTGGAATTGAAAGCCGGTGATAACTTAATTCGAATACTCAAGAGAAACTGGAAACCTTCAGAAGGACAATTAGCCATTGACTATGTTGAACTTGAGCAGGTTTTTGAAGATGAAGAATAA
- a CDS encoding sulfatase: MKIQILILLLAIVAFSCQVKNAQKEETKRPNIVFIMADDHAYQAISAYGDKLTQTPNIDRIAGEGMLFTNACVTNSICAPSRAVILTGKHSHLNGKTDNYFPFDTTQVTFPQLLQESGYQTAMFGKLHFGNSPKGFDQFKILPGQGAYYNPDFITKNEGTVRVDGYVTDIITDMTIDWLDKERDKEKPFMLFYLHKAPHREWLPAERHYKEFTKKTFPEPETLFDNYEGRGTAAKTAEMNLLTHMNWAGDSKITPELMDELEIPETCDWDKSAFAREVGRQNPEQRAKWDAVYGPINEWFRDNYKKMSKKELMQWRYQRYMQDYLGTIAAVDEGVGTVLDYLDEQGLAENTIVVYTSDQGFYLGEHGWFDKRFIYNESFKTPLLVRWPNVIKPGITNTQMVQNLDFAETFLDAAGIDVPKDMQGESLVPLFKGETANFRDAVYYHYYEYPSVHMVKRHYGIVTEDYKLVHFYYDVDEWELYDRKKDKNEMTNVYNDPAYKEVVEELTIKLNDLRVKYKDSPELDSMYLHNFLNRETPSH, from the coding sequence ATGAAAATCCAAATTTTAATCCTTCTCCTGGCCATTGTGGCATTTTCGTGTCAGGTTAAAAATGCTCAAAAAGAAGAAACAAAACGACCTAACATTGTTTTTATAATGGCAGACGACCACGCCTACCAGGCCATTAGCGCATATGGCGATAAGCTAACACAAACACCTAATATTGATCGAATTGCCGGTGAAGGGATGTTGTTTACCAATGCCTGTGTTACCAACTCTATTTGTGCGCCATCGCGTGCTGTAATTTTAACCGGTAAACACAGTCACCTTAACGGTAAAACCGATAACTATTTTCCATTCGATACCACACAGGTTACATTTCCACAGTTGTTGCAGGAGTCTGGCTACCAAACAGCGATGTTTGGTAAACTGCATTTCGGAAATAGCCCAAAGGGTTTCGATCAGTTTAAAATTTTGCCAGGGCAAGGTGCTTATTACAATCCCGATTTTATTACAAAAAACGAGGGAACAGTGCGTGTGGATGGTTACGTAACTGATATTATTACCGACATGACCATCGACTGGCTCGATAAAGAGCGCGACAAGGAAAAACCTTTTATGCTGTTTTACCTGCACAAAGCACCTCACCGCGAATGGTTGCCGGCCGAAAGACATTACAAAGAATTTACAAAGAAAACCTTTCCCGAGCCTGAAACCTTGTTCGACAACTACGAAGGGCGCGGAACTGCTGCCAAAACTGCCGAAATGAACCTGTTAACCCACATGAATTGGGCAGGTGATTCAAAAATTACTCCTGAGTTGATGGATGAACTGGAAATTCCGGAAACCTGCGATTGGGACAAGTCTGCTTTTGCACGCGAAGTTGGTCGCCAAAATCCCGAGCAACGCGCCAAATGGGATGCTGTTTACGGACCAATTAACGAGTGGTTCAGAGATAACTACAAAAAAATGTCGAAAAAGGAGTTGATGCAGTGGCGCTACCAACGTTACATGCAAGACTACCTGGGAACCATTGCCGCAGTTGACGAAGGTGTTGGAACCGTTCTTGATTATCTGGACGAACAAGGTTTAGCTGAAAATACCATTGTGGTTTACACCTCCGATCAGGGGTTTTATTTAGGAGAACATGGCTGGTTCGACAAGCGCTTTATCTACAACGAATCGTTTAAAACACCACTCCTGGTACGTTGGCCAAATGTAATAAAGCCGGGAATTACCAATACCCAGATGGTGCAGAACCTCGATTTTGCAGAAACCTTTTTAGATGCTGCTGGTATTGATGTTCCAAAAGATATGCAGGGCGAAAGTCTTGTTCCGCTATTTAAAGGCGAAACCGCAAATTTTAGAGATGCGGTTTATTATCATTATTACGAATACCCATCGGTGCACATGGTAAAACGCCATTACGGAATTGTTACCGAAGATTACAAACTGGTACATTTTTACTACGATGTGGACGAGTGGGAATTGTACGACCGCAAAAAGGATAAAAACGAAATGACCAACGTGTACAACGACCCGGCCTACAAAGAAGTGGTTGAGGAGTTGACAATAAAGTTGAACGATTTACGCGTGAAATACAAAGACTCTCCGGAACTGGATAGCATGTATTTACACAACTTCCTGAACCGCGAAACACCAAGTCATTAA
- a CDS encoding heparinase II/III family protein, with translation MLFTTWNSVAQQNLMGSPDNHPRIYGKKYIQNDFAKNVEQVEWKKAIIQNKKNTINKYLTLCKDEPDWLLSRLQMNWETKHDKVYLRGGDFSHSEGKAPFPTVRFSGTRDWATNYSFPALEEIEPYFDDERGLYLKNRETGEMEWVHPSEVGHGIEGVNRKIMALVEDAAFLYWYTGDEKYAAFAAPVYDTYIRGMYYRDAPVDIENGNQQHISGLATFEVIHEQIVVSLTLIYDFMFDYLKENGHNMDMSAAVFQKWGDQIIKNGVPDNNWNFFQARFLTYIGLAMDDNDYYENGKGQQYYLDHTFEITTDRQIALKEAVRNYDYETAMWPECASYSMHVTETLLKILTLLDNATNANEFENFPIVEKATLASFQYLFPNGEIVAFGDSRHQPLPEASFEYLIANYRKYEKTEKEKQITALYKGLYENEERGRGLFELFFYVDELIETQGKSREELIGELTSTTFYAPNVSWFAQRMGSGENATMVSTVGALGNHAHANGIAIEMYANNHVIAPDMGKGPSYWHQDHRNYYAHYPAHNTVVVDGISDSEAMRVSHPFKMENHFPLSGEKNPVFRQVSFADVSFVEPKTKANQRRLTAVIQSTSGKPYVLDIFRSENPGSEPQKHEYFYHNLGQSLSFINEKNQQLALTASNQLNVEGNLKAYNYFTDEQSFSSSENVNGLFKLETTANRSNVMKVWLKGDENRQYFSVNGPKSNALNKASVPEEVINAKVPALVVRKNGEAWNHPFVAVFNPYIEGNEKGITEVTYSAVPENQAVQLITITHSNETTTDFIIASASDNGIVDTDDFYQKGLLTITRETQDNLDFLFAAGITRFSSKDWEIVTVGEPVTTTIEKCDRGFEIQNSSGVKIGIPKKFNLDYVEIYEDGKLMETRKGNVDRNNPERVDFLFEKAFERAVVVLKK, from the coding sequence ATGCTATTTACTACATGGAATAGTGTGGCGCAACAAAATTTAATGGGCTCACCGGACAACCACCCGCGCATTTACGGCAAAAAATATATTCAAAATGATTTTGCAAAAAATGTAGAACAGGTTGAATGGAAAAAGGCCATCATTCAAAACAAAAAAAATACTATTAATAAATACCTTACCCTTTGCAAGGATGAACCGGATTGGCTGTTGTCGCGCCTGCAAATGAACTGGGAAACAAAGCATGACAAAGTGTATTTGCGCGGCGGCGATTTTTCGCATTCCGAAGGTAAAGCGCCTTTCCCTACGGTTCGTTTTTCGGGAACACGTGACTGGGCTACAAATTACAGTTTTCCTGCTTTGGAAGAAATTGAACCCTATTTCGACGATGAAAGAGGATTGTACCTGAAGAACCGGGAAACCGGTGAAATGGAATGGGTGCACCCTTCGGAAGTGGGACATGGAATTGAAGGGGTGAACCGTAAAATTATGGCGTTGGTTGAAGACGCCGCCTTTTTATATTGGTATACCGGAGATGAAAAATATGCAGCCTTTGCTGCTCCCGTTTACGATACCTACATAAGGGGAATGTACTACCGTGATGCACCGGTAGATATAGAAAATGGAAATCAGCAACACATATCAGGACTGGCAACTTTTGAGGTAATTCATGAACAAATTGTAGTGTCGTTGACGCTTATTTACGATTTCATGTTCGATTATCTGAAAGAAAATGGGCACAATATGGATATGTCGGCTGCCGTTTTTCAGAAATGGGGCGACCAGATTATTAAAAATGGTGTTCCCGATAACAACTGGAATTTTTTCCAGGCGCGGTTTCTAACTTACATTGGTCTGGCTATGGATGATAATGATTATTACGAAAATGGCAAAGGCCAGCAATACTACCTCGATCATACTTTTGAAATTACTACCGACCGCCAGATCGCTTTAAAGGAAGCCGTGCGGAATTACGATTACGAAACTGCCATGTGGCCCGAATGTGCGTCGTATTCGATGCACGTTACCGAAACCTTATTAAAGATTCTAACCTTGTTGGATAATGCCACTAATGCCAATGAATTCGAGAATTTTCCCATCGTAGAGAAGGCAACACTGGCATCGTTTCAGTATTTATTTCCCAATGGCGAGATAGTTGCATTTGGCGATTCACGTCATCAACCGCTTCCGGAAGCAAGTTTTGAATACCTGATTGCCAACTACCGGAAATACGAAAAAACAGAAAAAGAAAAGCAGATAACCGCATTGTACAAAGGTCTTTACGAGAATGAAGAGAGAGGCCGGGGGTTATTTGAACTATTCTTTTATGTAGACGAACTGATTGAAACACAGGGAAAAAGTAGAGAAGAGCTCATTGGAGAATTAACATCAACAACCTTTTATGCGCCCAATGTGAGCTGGTTTGCACAGCGCATGGGAAGTGGCGAAAATGCCACTATGGTTTCAACGGTTGGTGCTTTGGGTAATCATGCGCATGCTAATGGTATAGCCATTGAAATGTATGCCAATAACCACGTAATTGCGCCCGATATGGGTAAGGGACCAAGCTACTGGCACCAAGACCATCGCAACTATTACGCGCACTACCCGGCGCATAACACCGTTGTGGTTGATGGTATTTCCGATAGCGAAGCCATGAGGGTGAGCCACCCCTTTAAAATGGAAAATCATTTTCCTCTTTCAGGAGAAAAGAATCCTGTTTTCAGACAGGTTAGCTTTGCCGATGTTTCGTTTGTTGAGCCTAAAACAAAGGCCAACCAGCGAAGGTTAACGGCAGTAATTCAAAGTACATCAGGCAAACCTTATGTGCTGGATATTTTCAGATCAGAAAACCCGGGAAGTGAACCCCAAAAACACGAGTACTTTTACCACAACCTGGGGCAGTCGCTCAGTTTCATTAATGAAAAAAATCAACAGCTAGCACTAACTGCAAGCAATCAATTAAACGTTGAGGGCAATCTAAAAGCTTACAATTATTTTACCGATGAACAAAGTTTTTCTTCATCAGAAAACGTAAATGGCTTGTTTAAACTGGAAACTACGGCCAATCGTAGCAACGTAATGAAAGTTTGGCTGAAAGGGGATGAAAACCGACAGTATTTCTCAGTAAATGGGCCAAAATCGAATGCACTGAATAAAGCCAGTGTGCCGGAAGAAGTTATAAACGCAAAAGTGCCTGCTCTTGTGGTTCGTAAAAATGGTGAAGCATGGAACCACCCTTTTGTCGCTGTTTTTAATCCTTATATTGAAGGTAATGAAAAAGGGATTACCGAGGTTACCTATTCTGCCGTTCCTGAAAATCAGGCAGTGCAGCTAATAACCATTACTCACAGCAACGAGACAACAACTGATTTTATTATAGCTTCGGCATCAGATAATGGAATTGTTGATACAGACGATTTCTACCAAAAAGGTCTGTTGACCATTACTCGCGAAACTCAGGACAATCTCGATTTTCTTTTTGCCGCCGGAATTACTCGCTTTTCTTCTAAAGACTGGGAAATAGTAACGGTGGGAGAGCCCGTTACAACTACAATTGAGAAATGCGACCGGGGATTTGAAATTCAAAACAGCAGCGGCGTAAAAATTGGGATTCCGAAAAAGTTTAATCTGGATTATGTAGAGATTTATGAGGATGGAAAACTGATGGAGACCAGAAAAGGAAATGTAGACCGAAACAATCCCGAAAGAGTAGATTTTTTATTTGAAAAAGCCTTTGAAAGAGCAGTTGTTGTGCTTAAAAAATAA